The Bacillus vallismortis genome window below encodes:
- a CDS encoding DUF421 domain-containing protein has translation MNFAWEALILIISGIILLRISGRKSISQMTLAQTVVMISIGTIIVQPIIETSLWKTLVAAGIFTAALILMEWFQVKANWMEKFLTGKAKSVIEDGKLNIENMKKLRLTVDQLEMRLRIHGISSIKDIKNATIEANGQIGYELRDDKKPLTIGEFKKLMNMPAANTVQQPEPENQENIFQEIKNGHSTPSGKLK, from the coding sequence ATGAATTTTGCTTGGGAAGCACTCATTTTAATTATATCCGGCATCATATTGCTAAGAATTTCAGGAAGAAAGTCAATCTCCCAGATGACATTAGCACAAACTGTGGTGATGATTTCCATTGGAACGATTATTGTCCAGCCGATTATAGAGACAAGTTTATGGAAAACCCTTGTGGCAGCCGGTATTTTTACTGCGGCTTTAATACTCATGGAATGGTTCCAGGTGAAGGCCAATTGGATGGAAAAGTTCTTAACCGGCAAAGCGAAATCAGTGATTGAAGATGGCAAACTCAATATAGAAAATATGAAAAAACTGCGGCTGACAGTTGACCAGCTTGAAATGCGATTGAGGATTCATGGAATCTCCAGCATAAAGGACATTAAGAATGCAACGATTGAAGCGAACGGCCAAATAGGATATGAATTGCGTGATGACAAGAAACCGCTCACGATTGGTGAATTCAAGAAATTGATGAATATGCCGGCCGCAAACACAGTTCAACAGCCTGAACCAGAAAATCAAGAAAACATTTTTCAAGAAATAAAAAACGGTCATTCTACACCTTCTGGCAAACTAAAATAA
- a CDS encoding glycoside hydrolase family 16 protein — MSSCMKRVLLILVTGLFMSFSAVTSNASAQTGGSFFDPFNSYNSGLWQKANGYSNGNMFNCTWRANNVSMTSLGEMRLALTSPSYNKFDCGENRSVQTYGYGLYEVRMKPAKNTGIVSSFFTYTGPTDGTPWDEIDIEFLGKDTTKVQFNYYTNGAGNHEKIVDLGFDAATAHHTYAFDWQPNSIKWYVDGQLKHTATSQIPKTPGKIMMNLWNGTGVDEWLGSYNGVTPLYAHYDWVRYTKK, encoded by the coding sequence ATGTCATCTTGTATGAAAAGAGTGTTGTTGATTCTTGTCACTGGATTGTTTATGAGTTTTTCTGCAGTCACTTCTAATGCCTCGGCTCAAACAGGTGGATCGTTTTTTGACCCTTTTAACAGCTATAACTCCGGATTATGGCAAAAAGCAAATGGTTATTCGAATGGAAATATGTTTAACTGCACTTGGCGTGCAAATAACGTATCAATGACGTCATTAGGTGAAATGCGTTTGGCGCTAACAAGTCCATCTTATAACAAGTTTGACTGCGGGGAAAACCGCTCTGTTCAAACATATGGATATGGACTTTATGAAGTCAGAATGAAACCAGCTAAAAACACAGGGATCGTTTCATCGTTCTTCACTTACACAGGACCAACGGATGGAACTCCTTGGGATGAGATTGATATCGAATTTTTAGGAAAAGACACAACAAAGGTTCAATTTAACTATTATACAAATGGTGCAGGAAACCATGAGAAGATAGTGGATCTCGGATTTGATGCAGCCACTGCTCATCATACGTATGCGTTCGATTGGCAGCCAAACTCTATTAAATGGTATGTCGATGGGCAATTAAAACATACTGCGACAAGCCAAATTCCGAAAACACCAGGAAAGATCATGATGAACTTGTGGAATGGTACGGGTGTTGATGAATGGCTCGGTTCCTACAATGGTGTAACACCGCTATACGCTCATTACGACTGGGTGCGTTATACAAAAAAATAA
- the licT gene encoding transcriptional antiterminator LicT, with the protein MKIAKVINNNVISVVNEQGKELVIMGRGLAFQKKTGDDVDEDRIEKVFTLDNKDVSEKFKTLLYDIPIECMEVSEEIISYAKLKLGKKLNDSIYVSLTDHINFAIQRNQKGLDIKNALLWETKRLYKDEFAIGKEALHMVKNKTGVSLPEDEAGFIAMHIVNAELNEEMPNIINITKVMQEILSIVKYHFKIEFNEESLHYYRFVTHLKFFAQRLFNGTHMESQDDFLLETVIEKYHHAYECTKKIQTYIEREYKHKLTSDELLYLTIHIERVVK; encoded by the coding sequence ATGAAAATTGCGAAGGTGATCAACAATAACGTGATCAGCGTGGTCAATGAACAGGGAAAAGAATTGGTCATCATGGGCAGGGGGCTCGCGTTCCAGAAAAAGACCGGCGATGATGTCGATGAAGACCGCATTGAGAAGGTGTTCACGCTCGATAACAAGGATGTATCAGAAAAATTCAAAACCCTTTTGTATGATATACCGATCGAGTGTATGGAAGTATCCGAAGAGATTATCAGCTATGCGAAATTAAAGCTCGGCAAAAAGCTCAACGACAGCATCTATGTGTCGCTGACCGACCATATTAACTTCGCCATCCAGCGCAATCAGAAAGGGCTTGATATCAAAAACGCCTTGCTGTGGGAAACAAAGCGGCTGTACAAAGACGAGTTTGCAATCGGAAAAGAAGCGCTGCACATGGTGAAAAACAAGACTGGCGTGTCTCTGCCGGAGGATGAAGCTGGCTTTATTGCCATGCATATCGTAAATGCCGAGCTGAATGAAGAGATGCCTAATATCATCAATATTACAAAAGTCATGCAAGAGATTTTGAGTATCGTAAAATACCATTTTAAGATTGAATTCAACGAAGAATCGCTTCACTATTATCGGTTTGTCACCCATTTGAAGTTTTTCGCGCAGCGTCTTTTTAATGGCACGCACATGGAAAGCCAGGACGATTTTTTACTGGAGACAGTGATAGAAAAGTACCATCACGCGTATGAATGCACGAAAAAAATCCAAACCTACATTGAGCGGGAGTATAAACACAAGCTCACCAGTGACGAGCTGCTGTATTTAACGATTCACATCGAAAGGGTCGTCAAATGA